Proteins co-encoded in one Seriola aureovittata isolate HTS-2021-v1 ecotype China chromosome 1, ASM2101889v1, whole genome shotgun sequence genomic window:
- the LOC130170537 gene encoding adhesion G-protein coupled receptor G5-like isoform X1: protein MVPLLLLLLLPESLADPICFNISNGDINITLSNATIVESRVMGVNCKVDGQPCIFLCTFSNQTWFNGSSGCLDAKVTRLEVKNIYNIEPYSNCTKYFCKQNAISSLIKPLDSLTADQREMMQLFFIRDSCVELFSTSHQVKKDFINAERQIIHNIMRRSRLENGGSIKYNLRMLSLNVVNISDAELNSTEPKIQIDAPQLLPENASFVPDIWLPVNDLHNIPKKDRIIGLVSYMQHNQFQFKQENISSMVLRIELLGEPLKNLKTPIQMIFRVSTNVHMDNHSRLQCCYFDEGEWLWKTNGCETNNTNQTDIICNCNHATPFAVLLIRNSIAEEHWKILSYLSYIGCSLSAFFTALSLVLYVFSRNHRLDYSISIHVSLSGALFMLNITFLLTEWGATVEPDWVCVFVAAFMHYSLLCCFTWMAIESLHLYLLLIKVFNTYYKHYMVKLSLVGWGIPGVIVTVSAGLQDFRQFYGVTQTTMANTNQTNAICWIKDDSFFYALNLVYFTLIFIFNSGILMAVASSICKMKQVFKNGLNHGREAEGKTHSDLQRFSDSCRSSFTVLGLTCLMGTTWGLAFLGSGYVNYPILYLFCILNSTQGFFIFLWVCLSVKKQKKRDMEDRWSSTPVKISGVKSD from the exons atGGTTCCCTTACtcctgttactgctgctgcctgaaTCACTGGCTGACCCAA tttgtttcaacatttcaaatggCGACATTAACATTACCCTATCAAATGCTACCATCGTTGAAAGCCGGGTTATGGGTGTGAACTGCAAGGTTGATGGACAGCCCTGCATCTTTCTGTGCACATTCAGCAATCAGACATGGTTCAATGGATCATCTGGTTGCTTAGACGCCAAAGTGACAAGGTTGGAAGTGAAGAATATATATAACATAGAACCAT ATAGCAATTGCACCAAATACTTTTGCAAGCAGAACGCCATCTCATCACTGATTAAACCTCTGGATAGTCTCACCGCTGACCAGAGGGAAATGATGCAACTCTTCTTCATAAGGGATTCCTGTGTAGAGCTCTTCAGTACCAGCCATCAAGTCAAGAAGGACTTTATAAA TGCGGAAAGACAGATAATCCATAACATCATGAGAAGATCCCGGCTTGAGAATGGAGGCTCCATAAAATACAACCTGAGGATGTTGTCTCTGAATGTGGTTAACATCAGTGATGCTGAACTCAACTCTACAGAACCTAAGATCCAGATAGATGCTCCACAG CTGCTGCCTGAGAATGCATCATTTGTCCCTGACATTTGGCTGCCGGTGAATGACCTGCACAACATCCCAAAGAAGGATAGGATTATTGGTTTGGTCAGCTACATGCAGCACAACCAGTTCCAA TTTAAACAGGAGAATATCTCATCGATGGTCCTCAGGATTGAACTACTTGGGGAGCCCCTTAAAAATCTGAAAACGCCAATCCAGATGATTTTTAGAGTTTCTACAAATGTACATATGGAT aatCACTCAAGGTTACAGTGTTGCTATTTTGATGAAGGCG AATGGCTCTGGAAAACTAATGGATGCGAGACGAACAACACTAACCAAACTGACATTATTTGCAACTGCAACCATGCAACACCCTTTGCAGTTCTATTG ATAAGAAACTCAATTGCAGAAGAGCACTGGAAAATACTGTCATACCTCAGTTACATAGGTTGCAGCCTGTCTGCTTTCTTCACTGCTTTGTCCCTCGTGTTGTACGTCTTCAGTCG aaaCCACAGACTGGATTACTCCATTTCTATTCATGTATCTTTGAGCGGGGCCTTGTTTATGCTCAATATAACCTTCCTGCTGACTGAGTGGGGGGCCACGGTGGAGCCAGActgggtgtgtgtatttgtcgCAGCTTTCATGCACTACTCCTTGCTCTGCTGCTTCACCTGGATGGCTATTGAGTCACTTCACCTCTATCTACTGCTAATAAAGGTGTTTAACACCTACTACAAACACTACATGGTCAAACTGTCTCTTGTTGGATGGG GTATCCCTGGTGTAATCGTGACAGTCTCTGCAGGATTGCAGGACTTCAGACAGTTTTATGGAGTTACACAAACGACCATGGCCAATACTAACCAAACGAATGCTAT CTGCTGGATCAAAGATGACTCCTTCTTCTACGCCTTGAACCTGGTGTATTTCACCCTCATATTCATCTTCAACTCTGGCATATTGATGGCAGTGGCCTCGAGCATCTGTAAGATGAAACAAGTGTTCAAGAACGGCTTGAACCATGGACGAGAGGCTGAGGGAAAGACTCACAGCGACTTACAGAGGTTCAGTGACTCCTGCAGGAGTAGCTTCACTGTGCTGGGTCTTACCTGCCTGATGGGGACCACCTGGGGCCTGGCCTTCCTGGGCTCAGGATATGTCAACTACCCCATCCTCTACCTTTTCTGTATCCTCAACTCCACACAAG GTTTCTTTATCTTCCTGTGGGTCTGTCTATCAGtcaagaagcagaagaagagagacatGGAGGACAGATGGAGTTCAACTCCAGTGAAGATTTCAGGAGTCAAATCTGACTAG
- the LOC130170717 gene encoding adhesion G-protein coupled receptor G1-like isoform X1, which yields MKWWFLWWLLLSLLFHKKSDSLDSCKEEDSGSNEDENQGSFPKCGLSEMISNKRPTVSDAKSCMEEVNSILSSGNGLDSTETIECLEQILEETQVNETVCMSFPHLVAVLLKPKCPFEGVEIHASDTEAALDQSVTNSKVNVRLPRELYAGTDNTIVFCMITWLQTNRTIFGAPGVLYENRLVGLSVRSKNISGLQERVTITMALSMDKNETKSPKCVFYDFSRKEYYSEGCLTLWDCGQSHITCSCDHLTYFGVLLVPADISPEDQEILKHISLIGCSLSVFALVITIFLFIVNRKVRADVAMKIHINLAVALILLNIHFMPSKAVADVSSTALCFYVAVSLHYSLLASFSWMALEGFHIYLLLVRVFNIYVKRYLLKLAVVGWGVPAVIVSLVMIIDRDAYGHVSVDSSNPNSTMICYITDDTVKLVTTVGVFALVFTFNVILFGVTVRRVLSSHPTNESDSARVKREISTVMGVVTLLGITWGLIFFSFGHLTTPGLYIFCILSSLQGFFIFLWFVMSLKKNRDSATKTSKETHTTNT from the exons ATGAAGTGGTGGTTCCTCTGGTGGCTGctcctgtctttgttgtttcacAAAAAATCAGATTCATTAGATTCATGCAAGGAAGAGGATTCAGGCTCAAACGAAGACGAAAATCAAGGTTCATTTCCAAAATGTGGTCTATCTGAGATGATATCAAACAAAAGACCAA CGGTTTCAGATGCCAAATCTTGTATGGAAGAAGTGAACAGCATTTTGAGCAGTGGAAATGGACTGGACTCTACTga AACCATTGAGTGTCTAGAACAAATTCTAGAGGAAACACAGGTGAATGAAACTGTATGCATGTCTTTCCCTCATTTGGTGGCTGTCCTGCTCAAACCCAAATGCCCCTTTGAGGGCGTGGAAATTCATGCCAGTGACACAGAG GCAGCATTAGACCAGTCGGTCACCAACAGCAAAGTGAATGTTCGACTGCCAAGAGAGTTGTACGCTGGAACAGACAACACGATTGTGTTTTGTATGATTACGTGGCTGCAAACAAACAGG ACCATATTCGGAGCCCCAGGTGTGCTGTATGAAAACAGGCTGGTTGGCCTGAGTGTGCGCAGCAAGAATATTTCAGGATTACAGGAGCGTGTCACCATCACCATGGCTCTTTCCATGGACAAAAAT GAGACTAAAAGCCCCAAGTGTGTGTTCTATGATTTTTCAAGAAAAG AATATTATAGTGAAGGCTGCCTAACCCTATGGGACTGTGGACAGAGTCACATCACCTGCTCCTGTGACCACCTCACATACTTTGGTGTGCTCTTG GTGCCTGCTGACATCTCACCTGAAGACCAGGAGATTCTGAAACACatctctctgattggctgtagtctttctgtttttgccCTGGTCATCACCATTTTCCTGTTCATCGTCAATAG AAAAGTAAGAGCAGATGTCGCTATGAAGATCCACATCAACCTCGCCGTTGCCCTAATCCTACTCAACATACACTTTATGCCCAGTAAGGCAGTGGCGGATGTGTCCTCCACTGCGCTTTGCTTTTACGTGGCTGTTAGTCTTCACTACTCCCTACTGGCCTCTTTCAGCTGGATGGCCTTGGAGGGGTTCCACATCTACCTTCTCCTAGTCAGAGTCTTCAATATCTATGTCAAGAGATACCTGCTCAAACTGGCTGTGGTGGGATGGG GTGTTCCTGCAGTCATTGTGTCACTGGTGATGATCATAGACAGAGACGCCTATGGTCACGTCTCTGTGGACTCTTCTAACCCCAACAGCACTATGAT ATGCTATATAACCGATGACACAGTAAAGCTGGTGACTACAGTGGGAGTATTTGCCCTGGTGTTCACCTTTAATGTAATCTTGTTCGGGGTGACAGTCAGACGTGTTTTGAGTTCCCACCCTACCAATGAG AGTGACAGTGCCAGAGTCAAGCGAGAGATCTCTACCGTGATGGGAGTCGTCACTCTCCTTGGCATCACCTGGGGCCTGATATTCTTCTCATTTGGCCACCTGACCACTCCTGGCCTCTATATATTCTGCATCCTGAGCTCACTGCAAG GTTTCTTCATCTTCCTGTGGTTTGTGATGTCTCTGAAGAAGAATAGAGACTCAGCTACAAAGACAAGCAAAGAAACACATACCACCAACACCTAA
- the LOC130170537 gene encoding adhesion G-protein coupled receptor G2-like isoform X2, whose product MVPLLLLLLLPESLADPICFNISNGDINITLSNATIVESRVMGVNCKVDGQPCIFLCTFSNQTWFNGSSGCLDAKVTRLEVKNIYNIEPYSNCTKYFCKQNAISSLIKPLDSLTADQREMMQLFFIRDSCVELFSTSHQVKKDFINAERQIIHNIMRRSRLENGGSIKYNLRMLSLNVVNISDAELNSTEPKIQIDAPQLLPENASFVPDIWLPVNDLHNIPKKDRIIGLVSYMQHNQFQFKQENISSMVLRIELLGEPLKNLKTPIQMIFRVSTNVHMDNHSRLQCCYFDEGEWLWKTNGCETNNTNQTDIICNCNHATPFAVLLIRNSIAEEHWKILSYLSYIGCSLSAFFTALSLVLYVFSRNHRLDYSISIHVSLSGALFMLNITFLLTEWGATVEPDWVCVFVAAFMHYSLLCCFTWMAIESLHLYLLLIKVFNTYYKHYMVKLSLVGWGIPGVIVTVSAGLQDFRQFYGVTQTTMANTNQTNAMNLYFDSLMDYLPVPQLLDQR is encoded by the exons atGGTTCCCTTACtcctgttactgctgctgcctgaaTCACTGGCTGACCCAA tttgtttcaacatttcaaatggCGACATTAACATTACCCTATCAAATGCTACCATCGTTGAAAGCCGGGTTATGGGTGTGAACTGCAAGGTTGATGGACAGCCCTGCATCTTTCTGTGCACATTCAGCAATCAGACATGGTTCAATGGATCATCTGGTTGCTTAGACGCCAAAGTGACAAGGTTGGAAGTGAAGAATATATATAACATAGAACCAT ATAGCAATTGCACCAAATACTTTTGCAAGCAGAACGCCATCTCATCACTGATTAAACCTCTGGATAGTCTCACCGCTGACCAGAGGGAAATGATGCAACTCTTCTTCATAAGGGATTCCTGTGTAGAGCTCTTCAGTACCAGCCATCAAGTCAAGAAGGACTTTATAAA TGCGGAAAGACAGATAATCCATAACATCATGAGAAGATCCCGGCTTGAGAATGGAGGCTCCATAAAATACAACCTGAGGATGTTGTCTCTGAATGTGGTTAACATCAGTGATGCTGAACTCAACTCTACAGAACCTAAGATCCAGATAGATGCTCCACAG CTGCTGCCTGAGAATGCATCATTTGTCCCTGACATTTGGCTGCCGGTGAATGACCTGCACAACATCCCAAAGAAGGATAGGATTATTGGTTTGGTCAGCTACATGCAGCACAACCAGTTCCAA TTTAAACAGGAGAATATCTCATCGATGGTCCTCAGGATTGAACTACTTGGGGAGCCCCTTAAAAATCTGAAAACGCCAATCCAGATGATTTTTAGAGTTTCTACAAATGTACATATGGAT aatCACTCAAGGTTACAGTGTTGCTATTTTGATGAAGGCG AATGGCTCTGGAAAACTAATGGATGCGAGACGAACAACACTAACCAAACTGACATTATTTGCAACTGCAACCATGCAACACCCTTTGCAGTTCTATTG ATAAGAAACTCAATTGCAGAAGAGCACTGGAAAATACTGTCATACCTCAGTTACATAGGTTGCAGCCTGTCTGCTTTCTTCACTGCTTTGTCCCTCGTGTTGTACGTCTTCAGTCG aaaCCACAGACTGGATTACTCCATTTCTATTCATGTATCTTTGAGCGGGGCCTTGTTTATGCTCAATATAACCTTCCTGCTGACTGAGTGGGGGGCCACGGTGGAGCCAGActgggtgtgtgtatttgtcgCAGCTTTCATGCACTACTCCTTGCTCTGCTGCTTCACCTGGATGGCTATTGAGTCACTTCACCTCTATCTACTGCTAATAAAGGTGTTTAACACCTACTACAAACACTACATGGTCAAACTGTCTCTTGTTGGATGGG GTATCCCTGGTGTAATCGTGACAGTCTCTGCAGGATTGCAGGACTTCAGACAGTTTTATGGAGTTACACAAACGACCATGGCCAATACTAACCAAACGAATGCTAT GAATCTATATTTTGATAGTCTTATGGATTACCTGCCTGTCCCACAGCTGCTGGATCAAAGATGA
- the LOC130170717 gene encoding adhesion G-protein coupled receptor G2-like isoform X2 yields MKWWFLWWLLLSLLFHKKSDSLDSCKEEDSGSNEDENQGSFPKCGLSEMISNKRPTVSDAKSCMEEVNSILSSGNGLDSTETIECLEQILEETQVNETVCMSFPHLVAVLLKPKCPFEGVEIHASDTETIFGAPGVLYENRLVGLSVRSKNISGLQERVTITMALSMDKNETKSPKCVFYDFSRKEYYSEGCLTLWDCGQSHITCSCDHLTYFGVLLVPADISPEDQEILKHISLIGCSLSVFALVITIFLFIVNRKVRADVAMKIHINLAVALILLNIHFMPSKAVADVSSTALCFYVAVSLHYSLLASFSWMALEGFHIYLLLVRVFNIYVKRYLLKLAVVGWGVPAVIVSLVMIIDRDAYGHVSVDSSNPNSTMICYITDDTVKLVTTVGVFALVFTFNVILFGVTVRRVLSSHPTNESDSARVKREISTVMGVVTLLGITWGLIFFSFGHLTTPGLYIFCILSSLQGFFIFLWFVMSLKKNRDSATKTSKETHTTNT; encoded by the exons ATGAAGTGGTGGTTCCTCTGGTGGCTGctcctgtctttgttgtttcacAAAAAATCAGATTCATTAGATTCATGCAAGGAAGAGGATTCAGGCTCAAACGAAGACGAAAATCAAGGTTCATTTCCAAAATGTGGTCTATCTGAGATGATATCAAACAAAAGACCAA CGGTTTCAGATGCCAAATCTTGTATGGAAGAAGTGAACAGCATTTTGAGCAGTGGAAATGGACTGGACTCTACTga AACCATTGAGTGTCTAGAACAAATTCTAGAGGAAACACAGGTGAATGAAACTGTATGCATGTCTTTCCCTCATTTGGTGGCTGTCCTGCTCAAACCCAAATGCCCCTTTGAGGGCGTGGAAATTCATGCCAGTGACACAGAG ACCATATTCGGAGCCCCAGGTGTGCTGTATGAAAACAGGCTGGTTGGCCTGAGTGTGCGCAGCAAGAATATTTCAGGATTACAGGAGCGTGTCACCATCACCATGGCTCTTTCCATGGACAAAAAT GAGACTAAAAGCCCCAAGTGTGTGTTCTATGATTTTTCAAGAAAAG AATATTATAGTGAAGGCTGCCTAACCCTATGGGACTGTGGACAGAGTCACATCACCTGCTCCTGTGACCACCTCACATACTTTGGTGTGCTCTTG GTGCCTGCTGACATCTCACCTGAAGACCAGGAGATTCTGAAACACatctctctgattggctgtagtctttctgtttttgccCTGGTCATCACCATTTTCCTGTTCATCGTCAATAG AAAAGTAAGAGCAGATGTCGCTATGAAGATCCACATCAACCTCGCCGTTGCCCTAATCCTACTCAACATACACTTTATGCCCAGTAAGGCAGTGGCGGATGTGTCCTCCACTGCGCTTTGCTTTTACGTGGCTGTTAGTCTTCACTACTCCCTACTGGCCTCTTTCAGCTGGATGGCCTTGGAGGGGTTCCACATCTACCTTCTCCTAGTCAGAGTCTTCAATATCTATGTCAAGAGATACCTGCTCAAACTGGCTGTGGTGGGATGGG GTGTTCCTGCAGTCATTGTGTCACTGGTGATGATCATAGACAGAGACGCCTATGGTCACGTCTCTGTGGACTCTTCTAACCCCAACAGCACTATGAT ATGCTATATAACCGATGACACAGTAAAGCTGGTGACTACAGTGGGAGTATTTGCCCTGGTGTTCACCTTTAATGTAATCTTGTTCGGGGTGACAGTCAGACGTGTTTTGAGTTCCCACCCTACCAATGAG AGTGACAGTGCCAGAGTCAAGCGAGAGATCTCTACCGTGATGGGAGTCGTCACTCTCCTTGGCATCACCTGGGGCCTGATATTCTTCTCATTTGGCCACCTGACCACTCCTGGCCTCTATATATTCTGCATCCTGAGCTCACTGCAAG GTTTCTTCATCTTCCTGTGGTTTGTGATGTCTCTGAAGAAGAATAGAGACTCAGCTACAAAGACAAGCAAAGAAACACATACCACCAACACCTAA